One part of the Sorangiineae bacterium MSr11954 genome encodes these proteins:
- a CDS encoding PQQ-dependent sugar dehydrogenase — translation MRSIVYGFAPVAVALVAFCSIDCSSSSPSPGATGPKGPFGIDTRPTNGTCRAPERGAAGIKLTRVFPNLTFDAPLYMVQAPGDPSKWYVVEQGMDNGPAAGIHVFDNRQDVDSTRDFIRFKPNEIPSGVPSNEAGLLGFAFHPDYANNRTVYLSYTLHSPTSRADMKSVVKRFKRKTVLNELDRGTEETLISEDKRPLEFDQPDIEHKNTSLAFGNDGKLYIGFGDGGEEDGAKGQDIKGYFAKILRIEVDPAGGSTYKVPTDNPWVEHPLGVGELKETWARGFRNPWRFSFDKVTGELWAGDVGDDKYEEVNLIEKGGNYGWRIKEGFDCTKRFPEFKCPDPTLKDPVVAYEHGNGDRGIIGGYVYRGKNIPALVGSYIFSDLSSGRISRMVRDPKTGAASIEDLGMAGFNVSSFGEGLDGELYVIDYIHGRLYRIDPVPFSDPGSAAFPRALSATGCVNPQNPKEPAAGLIPYDINAALWSDGAGKKRWFAIPDGTTIKVAEDGDWDFPNGSVLMKQFSIGDKLVETRLFVRHQDGEWAGYTYEWNDAQTDATLVPAIKTKKVGTQDWTYPGRSHCLQCHTAAAGRTLGPESAQLNMDMLYPGTGRVANQLSTLEHIGMFSAPLGDVSAIAHYAKIDGTESLEVRARSYLHANCAGCHRPEGPSIGPMDLRFAMTAGGAGLCNVEPFGEIGEAGSKLLVPGQPAKSVISRRIHTTDPGLRMPPLASRVVHPEGTRLIDDWITSLTTCPPPPPSTE, via the coding sequence ATGCGTTCCATCGTTTACGGGTTCGCCCCGGTCGCCGTTGCGCTCGTTGCATTCTGCAGCATCGATTGCTCGTCCTCGTCCCCGTCGCCGGGCGCTACGGGGCCCAAAGGCCCATTCGGCATCGACACACGTCCCACGAACGGCACGTGCCGCGCGCCCGAGCGCGGCGCCGCGGGGATCAAGCTCACGCGGGTCTTCCCGAACCTCACGTTCGACGCTCCCTTGTACATGGTCCAGGCCCCCGGGGATCCGAGCAAGTGGTACGTCGTGGAGCAAGGGATGGACAATGGCCCGGCGGCGGGCATTCACGTGTTCGACAACCGCCAAGACGTCGACAGCACCCGCGATTTCATTCGATTCAAGCCCAATGAAATCCCCTCCGGCGTCCCGTCCAACGAGGCGGGGCTCCTGGGTTTTGCGTTCCACCCGGACTACGCCAACAACCGCACCGTGTACCTCTCGTACACCTTGCACAGCCCCACCAGCCGGGCCGACATGAAGTCGGTGGTGAAGCGCTTCAAGCGAAAGACCGTGCTGAACGAGCTGGATCGGGGCACGGAAGAGACGTTGATCTCCGAGGACAAACGGCCCCTGGAGTTCGATCAGCCGGACATCGAGCACAAAAACACGTCCCTCGCCTTTGGCAACGACGGCAAGCTCTATATCGGCTTCGGCGACGGCGGGGAGGAAGATGGCGCGAAAGGACAGGACATCAAGGGCTACTTCGCCAAAATCCTGCGCATCGAGGTCGATCCGGCGGGCGGCTCCACGTACAAAGTCCCGACCGACAATCCATGGGTCGAACACCCGCTGGGTGTCGGGGAGCTCAAGGAAACGTGGGCGCGCGGCTTTCGAAACCCCTGGCGTTTCAGCTTCGACAAGGTCACGGGCGAGCTCTGGGCGGGGGACGTGGGCGACGACAAATACGAAGAGGTCAACCTCATCGAAAAGGGCGGAAACTACGGGTGGCGCATCAAGGAGGGGTTCGACTGCACCAAGCGTTTTCCGGAGTTCAAGTGCCCGGATCCCACCCTCAAAGATCCGGTGGTCGCGTACGAGCACGGCAATGGGGACCGCGGCATCATCGGCGGCTACGTCTACCGCGGGAAGAACATCCCCGCCCTGGTCGGCTCGTACATCTTCAGCGATCTCTCCTCGGGGCGCATCTCGCGCATGGTCCGCGATCCCAAGACCGGCGCGGCGTCGATCGAAGATCTCGGCATGGCGGGCTTCAACGTTTCGTCCTTCGGCGAGGGGCTGGACGGCGAGCTGTATGTCATCGACTACATTCATGGCCGGCTCTATCGCATCGACCCCGTCCCTTTTTCGGACCCGGGCTCGGCCGCATTTCCGCGCGCGCTGTCGGCGACCGGCTGCGTGAACCCGCAGAACCCCAAGGAGCCCGCGGCGGGGTTGATTCCTTACGACATCAACGCTGCGCTGTGGTCGGACGGCGCGGGCAAAAAGCGTTGGTTCGCCATTCCGGATGGCACCACCATCAAGGTGGCCGAGGATGGCGACTGGGATTTTCCCAATGGCAGCGTGCTGATGAAGCAATTTTCAATCGGCGACAAGCTGGTCGAAACGCGCTTGTTCGTCCGCCACCAAGACGGTGAGTGGGCGGGCTACACGTACGAGTGGAACGATGCGCAGACGGACGCCACCTTGGTGCCCGCCATCAAGACGAAGAAGGTTGGGACGCAAGATTGGACATACCCGGGGCGCTCGCACTGCCTCCAATGCCACACGGCGGCCGCCGGAAGAACGCTCGGGCCGGAGAGCGCCCAGCTCAATATGGATATGCTGTACCCGGGCACGGGCAGGGTCGCCAACCAGCTCTCGACCCTCGAGCACATCGGCATGTTCAGCGCGCCCTTGGGCGATGTCTCCGCCATCGCGCACTATGCGAAGATCGATGGCACGGAGTCCCTGGAGGTCCGGGCGCGCTCGTACCTTCATGCCAATTGCGCCGGCTGCCATCGGCCGGAGGGCCCGAGCATCGGCCCGATGGACCTGCGCTTCGCGATGACCGCCGGCGGCGCGGGCCTCTGCAACGTGGAGCCCTTCGGCGAAATCGGGGAGGCGGGCTCGAAGCTACTGGTGCCGGGGCAGCCCGCCAAGTCGGTCATCTCGCGCCGCATCCACACGACCGATCCGGGCCTGCGCATGCCGCCGCTCGCCTCGCGCGTCGTTCACCCCGAGGGCACGCGGCTCATCGACGATTGGATCACGTCGCTGACCACGTGCCCTCCGCCTCCGCCCTCGACCGAGTGA
- a CDS encoding TerC/Alx family metal homeostasis membrane protein codes for MTHLTTDTAALWLAFGLVVLSMLALDLGLFQRQPHAPSTRESLAWSAVWLALAATFGAGVTLQLGAAKGVQFFTAYLLEKALSVDNLFVMVLVFGYFDIPAWAQRKVLVAGVAGAFVLRTVLILPGTSLVAHFHFLIYILGALLIVAAYKLLREEPSDETRSEGLVERTARRMFRIAPALDGTRFFTRKDGVLFATPLLVTLLVIEATDVVFALDSIPAVLGATTDPFIALTSNLFAVLGLRSLYFLLPKLLARLRHLKIGLSLVLLFIGAKMLASFAFEVPAGVSLLVITCLLGGSTLTSLRSERARS; via the coding sequence ATGACCCACCTCACGACGGACACCGCGGCACTCTGGCTCGCCTTCGGGCTGGTCGTTCTATCCATGCTCGCGCTCGATCTCGGCCTGTTTCAGCGCCAGCCGCACGCCCCCAGCACGCGCGAGTCCCTCGCGTGGAGCGCCGTGTGGCTGGCTCTGGCCGCGACCTTCGGCGCCGGCGTCACCTTGCAGCTCGGCGCCGCGAAGGGGGTTCAGTTCTTCACGGCTTATCTCCTGGAAAAGGCCCTCTCCGTCGACAATCTGTTCGTGATGGTCCTCGTATTTGGATATTTCGATATCCCCGCCTGGGCGCAGCGCAAGGTCCTGGTGGCCGGCGTGGCCGGCGCGTTCGTCCTGCGCACGGTGCTGATCCTGCCCGGCACCTCGCTCGTGGCCCATTTCCACTTTCTCATCTACATCCTCGGCGCGCTCTTGATCGTCGCCGCCTACAAACTGCTCCGCGAAGAGCCCTCGGACGAGACGCGCTCGGAGGGCCTCGTCGAGCGCACCGCGCGCCGCATGTTTCGAATCGCGCCGGCCCTCGATGGCACCCGCTTCTTCACCCGCAAGGACGGCGTCCTTTTCGCGACGCCGCTCCTCGTCACCCTCTTGGTCATCGAGGCCACCGACGTGGTCTTCGCCCTCGACTCCATCCCCGCGGTCCTGGGCGCCACCACCGATCCTTTCATCGCCCTCACCTCGAACCTCTTTGCCGTCCTGGGCCTGCGCTCCCTCTATTTCCTTCTGCCCAAGCTCCTCGCCCGCCTGCGGCACCTCAAGATCGGGCTCTCCCTGGTCCTCCTCTTCATCGGCGCCAAAATGCTGGCCTCCTTTGCCTTCGAGGTGCCCGCGGGCGTGAGCCTCCTCGTCATCACCTGCCTGCTCGGCGGCTCGACCCTCACGTCATTGCGCTCGGAGCGCGCGCGCTCGTAA
- the ribB gene encoding 3,4-dihydroxy-2-butanone-4-phosphate synthase, which produces MNPATIVELVRARTEENPRRLAFRFLTKGTGGAETLDYGELHQRARAIATTLREAGLAGQRAILLYPPGLEYIHAFFGCLYAEVTAVPCYPPGLTRASAAVIPRIAEDAGAKAVLTLSSWSTDEARGAWFGRALQTLHDIVTIATDRIEHHAAHRWRAPALTDRSLAFLQYTSGSTGDPKGVMVTHGALMANLRMIAHAFRAGERDRAVFWLPPYHDMGLVGSILGSLSMCMPATLMPPATFMRAPLAWLEAISDVRATVTGAPNFAFDRCVRAALARPELARHLDLSSLELTFNGAEMVRSDTMNAFCEVFAKNGFRRESLFPCYGMAETTLLCASRPRMGGVEVLRIDRKRLEQDGRAIAVREPRAAVAPDAPERGWTLVGAGQAAIGTDVRIVNETTHEPCEPGEVGEVWIHGPSVAAGYWGKPELSERTFRARLAGSDDTSPRFLRTGDRGFLCGNELYLVGRSKDTVIANGRNYAAEDLESSMRMAHPAIKPHRCVAIAIEEASTERLVLLVECDNKILAETNARAEQVLEAIHRRIRSDHGLDAHVVLAVKSGDLPVTTSGKSKRSACRTRYAERTLQIVARRGEDLDAYVSAVQKAASRLSGLSPDPRTRLGDLGLDSLGACNLSAELADRFGVDLGPAHFVAEATIERIAAQLEEHARASRVQEPQESHKSHEPHEPQGQGPPKKSEPLATRLRGHAEHFGRLESADVLNYNLVQERKLNATDARLGDETLTFFSSYSYLGLGDHPQVLQAKVEAIQRFGSGSHGVALLGGYTSEHEALERTLAASFHTDEALLYSSGYMANLAAIDGLMKEDGIIYCDRLVHTSILDGCRLSGAEVRMFPHQNEAALARMLARRPRGRPALVIVDGVYSLRGEIANLPALVDVAHRHGALIMVDEAHALGGIGHRGRGTAEHHGLEGHVDLFTGGLGKGIPAHGGFVAGRSAIVHYLRFRSNPHVFSGAMDPANVAAARAALRVMESDPAVMGRLRDNIALMERLLEAHRIPSLRWGSPCMPVVCDDDTEAHALSREMRRRGFYIAPIVYPAVPKEQQGLRLTVTAAHTTLQISRCVKELDDALCSLRNGVASRTRPHVTCAPTPYTLIPEALAAFARGEPVLVSDDEDRENEGDLVIAAEHATAAAINFMITHGKGLVCLAISHEIATQKQLQPMVTMNRDPKGTAFTISIDADPKYGITTGISASERARTVGILIDAAYGPEALRSPGHMFPLVAREGGLKVRRGHTEAGVDMARLAGCTKAAAVLVEVINEAGEMARRDELIEMAKQFHIPYITIEQLTQYIAKAEKLDEERRHTTFLAHDAVEARADSLPIPKVA; this is translated from the coding sequence ATGAATCCAGCCACCATCGTCGAACTGGTGCGCGCACGAACCGAGGAGAACCCGCGCCGCCTGGCCTTCCGATTCCTTACCAAAGGGACCGGAGGCGCTGAAACGCTCGATTACGGAGAGCTGCACCAACGCGCGCGCGCCATCGCGACCACATTGAGAGAAGCGGGACTGGCCGGCCAGCGCGCGATCCTCCTTTATCCGCCGGGTCTGGAGTACATCCATGCCTTCTTCGGTTGCCTCTACGCCGAGGTCACCGCGGTGCCGTGCTATCCGCCGGGCCTCACGCGCGCCAGCGCCGCCGTCATCCCCCGCATCGCCGAAGACGCGGGCGCCAAAGCGGTGCTCACCCTCTCGTCTTGGTCCACGGACGAGGCCCGCGGCGCGTGGTTCGGGCGCGCGCTCCAAACGCTTCACGATATCGTCACCATCGCCACCGACCGCATCGAACATCACGCCGCCCATCGATGGCGCGCACCCGCGCTCACCGATCGGTCGCTGGCGTTTCTCCAATACACATCGGGCAGCACCGGCGATCCCAAAGGCGTCATGGTGACACACGGCGCTTTGATGGCGAACCTGCGCATGATCGCGCACGCCTTCCGCGCGGGCGAGCGCGATCGCGCCGTTTTCTGGCTGCCGCCCTACCACGATATGGGGCTCGTCGGCAGCATCCTCGGGAGCCTCTCGATGTGCATGCCCGCCACCTTGATGCCGCCGGCCACCTTCATGCGCGCACCGCTCGCGTGGCTCGAGGCCATCTCCGATGTTCGCGCCACGGTCACCGGCGCGCCGAATTTTGCTTTCGACCGTTGCGTTCGCGCCGCCCTCGCCCGCCCAGAGCTCGCGCGCCACCTCGATCTGTCGAGCCTCGAGCTGACCTTCAACGGCGCCGAGATGGTTCGAAGCGACACCATGAACGCGTTTTGCGAGGTCTTCGCCAAAAACGGCTTCCGCCGCGAGAGCCTATTTCCTTGTTACGGCATGGCCGAGACCACCCTCCTCTGCGCATCGCGCCCGCGCATGGGCGGCGTCGAAGTCCTTCGCATCGACCGCAAACGGCTCGAGCAGGACGGGCGCGCGATCGCGGTCCGCGAGCCGCGCGCGGCCGTGGCCCCCGATGCGCCGGAGCGGGGGTGGACCCTGGTCGGCGCAGGCCAAGCCGCCATCGGCACCGATGTGCGCATCGTGAACGAAACGACCCACGAGCCGTGCGAGCCCGGTGAGGTGGGCGAAGTATGGATCCATGGGCCGAGCGTGGCCGCCGGCTATTGGGGCAAGCCGGAGCTGAGCGAGCGCACCTTCCGCGCGCGGCTCGCGGGATCGGACGACACATCGCCGCGCTTTCTGCGCACGGGCGATCGCGGCTTCTTGTGCGGCAATGAGCTCTATCTCGTCGGGCGTTCGAAGGACACCGTGATCGCGAACGGCCGCAACTACGCCGCCGAAGATCTGGAGAGCTCCATGCGCATGGCGCACCCCGCGATCAAGCCGCACCGGTGCGTGGCGATCGCGATCGAGGAGGCCTCGACCGAGCGGCTCGTTCTGCTGGTGGAGTGCGACAACAAGATCCTGGCCGAGACGAACGCCCGCGCAGAGCAGGTGCTCGAGGCCATCCATCGCCGCATTCGCTCGGACCATGGCCTCGATGCGCACGTGGTCCTGGCCGTGAAATCCGGCGATCTACCGGTGACCACCAGCGGCAAATCGAAGCGCAGCGCGTGCCGCACCCGCTACGCGGAGCGCACCTTGCAAATCGTCGCGCGCCGCGGTGAGGACCTCGACGCCTACGTGTCGGCCGTGCAGAAGGCCGCGTCACGGCTGTCGGGCCTCTCGCCGGACCCGAGGACCCGCTTGGGCGATCTGGGGCTCGACTCGCTCGGCGCGTGCAACCTCTCGGCCGAGCTCGCGGATCGATTCGGCGTGGATCTCGGGCCGGCGCATTTTGTTGCCGAAGCAACCATTGAGCGCATCGCCGCGCAGCTGGAGGAGCACGCCCGAGCGTCGCGCGTCCAAGAGCCCCAGGAATCGCACAAATCCCATGAACCGCACGAGCCGCAAGGGCAAGGGCCCCCGAAAAAGAGCGAGCCGCTCGCCACCCGCCTCCGCGGGCACGCGGAGCACTTCGGGCGGCTCGAGTCGGCCGATGTTCTCAATTACAACTTGGTTCAAGAACGAAAACTGAATGCCACCGACGCCCGGCTGGGGGACGAGACGCTCACCTTCTTTTCGTCCTACAGCTACCTGGGCCTGGGCGATCACCCGCAGGTTTTGCAGGCCAAAGTCGAGGCCATCCAGCGCTTTGGCAGCGGCTCGCACGGCGTGGCGCTGCTCGGCGGGTACACCTCGGAGCACGAAGCGCTGGAGCGAACGCTCGCCGCGAGCTTCCACACCGACGAAGCGCTCCTCTACTCGTCCGGCTACATGGCGAACCTGGCGGCCATCGATGGGCTGATGAAGGAGGATGGAATCATCTATTGCGATAGGCTCGTCCACACGTCGATCCTCGATGGCTGCCGCCTCTCGGGCGCGGAGGTTCGAATGTTTCCGCACCAGAACGAGGCGGCCCTCGCGCGCATGCTCGCGCGCCGCCCCAGAGGCCGCCCGGCGCTGGTCATCGTCGATGGGGTCTACTCGCTCCGCGGCGAGATCGCCAACCTGCCCGCCCTGGTGGACGTGGCCCACCGCCATGGTGCGCTGATCATGGTCGACGAGGCCCACGCGCTCGGCGGCATCGGCCACCGCGGGCGGGGCACGGCGGAGCACCACGGGCTCGAGGGGCACGTCGACCTCTTCACGGGGGGGCTCGGCAAAGGCATTCCAGCCCACGGCGGCTTCGTCGCCGGGCGCAGCGCCATCGTTCACTACCTTCGCTTCCGCAGCAACCCGCACGTCTTCAGCGGCGCCATGGATCCCGCCAACGTGGCCGCGGCGCGCGCCGCGCTCCGCGTCATGGAGTCCGATCCCGCGGTGATGGGCCGACTGCGCGACAACATCGCGCTCATGGAGCGCCTGCTCGAAGCGCATCGCATCCCCTCGCTCCGCTGGGGCTCCCCGTGCATGCCGGTGGTCTGCGACGATGACACCGAGGCCCACGCGCTCTCCCGCGAGATGCGGCGGCGCGGCTTCTACATCGCGCCCATCGTTTACCCCGCGGTCCCCAAGGAGCAGCAAGGCCTGCGCCTCACCGTCACGGCCGCCCACACGACCCTTCAAATTTCACGATGCGTCAAGGAGCTCGACGACGCGCTTTGCAGCCTTCGAAATGGCGTGGCGTCCCGCACCCGCCCGCATGTCACGTGCGCGCCGACGCCCTACACCCTCATCCCCGAGGCGCTGGCCGCCTTTGCGCGCGGAGAGCCCGTCCTCGTCTCGGACGACGAGGACCGCGAGAACGAGGGCGACCTGGTGATCGCCGCCGAGCACGCGACGGCGGCCGCCATCAACTTCATGATCACGCACGGCAAGGGCCTGGTGTGCTTGGCCATCAGCCATGAAATCGCCACTCAGAAACAATTGCAACCCATGGTCACCATGAACCGCGATCCCAAAGGGACCGCCTTCACCATCAGCATCGACGCCGATCCCAAGTACGGCATCACCACCGGCATCTCCGCCTCCGAGCGCGCGCGCACGGTGGGCATCCTCATCGATGCCGCGTACGGGCCCGAAGCCCTTCGCTCCCCCGGTCATATGTTTCCACTGGTCGCGCGCGAAGGTGGGCTCAAGGTACGTCGAGGTCACACCGAGGCCGGTGTGGATATGGCACGTTTGGCCGGCTGCACCAAGGCGGCGGCGGTGCTGGTCGAGGTGATCAACGAAGCGGGGGAGATGGCCCGCCGTGACGAGCTGATCGAAATGGCCAAGCAGTTTCACATTCCCTACATCACGATCGAGCAGCTCACGCAGTACATCGCCAAGGCGGAGAAGCTGGACGAGGAGCGCCGCCACACCACCTTCCTGGCACACGATGCGGTGGAGGCCCGAGCCGATTCGCTACCCATTCCAAAGGTGGCGTGA
- a CDS encoding condensation domain-containing protein — translation MQRRMERSEPAREDLVSEIRPVIVESRRAVRGLELTMAQLGVSDLIVGKVRGDLPITVLHRAAFRMQRRHPGLRARMVRPKGAGSRPVFEFCEPNVRRVVIEEVRSGEDLAPDGAPLWQRVVEREANRKFDIARGYMFRVVWVPNEDDGGHVIVVAHHALVDGLSLMRLLNDLLREAQKLIADPSQHWHDSSVLDPLPHTPAVLTELPARLHEQILTSLVRRSLIRSQRLYATYSPFPIEGALPPGQSIRTHCHFHTGRGEAFRKVREACKRNGVTVGGAFAAATQFASLRLIHARTGALPSSGGSLKFPMTMDFSLRGQLEDFARTAPQMGLLIGASDIGVRVRDDITFWELARSLKRRAVQQSHRRSPLLFHQVLDGLSDLEAALAKEGVDYVASGGIAESVNVSSVGEYPYPERLGSLVLEEVFGLNTAMKGGPMFIVWLRSIGGRFCYNATSAHPAARRTTGDALFASLVELMETCHQPAVERLRLRDYASAQSDLSGS, via the coding sequence ATGCAACGACGAATGGAAAGGTCCGAGCCCGCGCGCGAGGACCTCGTCTCGGAGATACGGCCCGTGATCGTCGAGTCCCGGCGCGCCGTGCGCGGGCTCGAGCTGACCATGGCCCAGCTCGGCGTATCGGATCTCATCGTCGGAAAGGTCCGCGGCGATCTACCGATTACCGTCCTTCATCGCGCCGCCTTTCGCATGCAGCGGCGGCACCCGGGGCTGCGCGCGCGCATGGTCCGGCCGAAGGGCGCCGGCTCGCGGCCCGTGTTCGAGTTTTGCGAGCCCAACGTGCGCCGCGTGGTGATCGAAGAGGTGCGCTCGGGCGAGGATCTCGCGCCGGACGGCGCCCCGCTCTGGCAGCGCGTGGTCGAGCGCGAAGCGAACCGCAAGTTCGATATCGCGCGCGGATACATGTTTCGCGTGGTGTGGGTCCCGAACGAGGACGACGGAGGGCACGTGATCGTCGTCGCGCACCACGCCCTGGTCGATGGCTTGTCCCTCATGCGCCTCTTGAACGATCTCCTGCGCGAGGCGCAAAAGCTCATCGCCGATCCCTCGCAGCACTGGCACGACTCCAGCGTGCTCGATCCGCTGCCGCACACCCCCGCGGTGTTGACCGAGCTCCCCGCGCGCCTCCACGAGCAGATCCTCACGTCGCTGGTGCGCCGCAGCTTGATCCGCTCCCAGCGCCTCTACGCGACCTATAGCCCTTTTCCCATCGAAGGGGCCCTGCCGCCAGGGCAGTCGATTCGAACGCATTGCCACTTTCACACCGGCCGGGGCGAGGCCTTCCGCAAGGTGCGCGAGGCGTGCAAGAGGAACGGGGTCACCGTGGGCGGCGCGTTCGCGGCGGCGACGCAGTTCGCCTCGCTGCGGCTGATTCACGCGCGGACGGGCGCGCTCCCTTCGTCGGGCGGGAGCTTGAAGTTCCCGATGACCATGGATTTCAGCCTGCGCGGGCAGCTGGAGGACTTCGCGCGCACGGCGCCGCAAATGGGTTTGCTCATCGGGGCGTCCGATATCGGGGTACGCGTTCGCGACGATATCACCTTTTGGGAGCTGGCGCGGTCGTTGAAAAGGCGGGCCGTGCAGCAGTCGCACCGGCGTTCGCCGTTGCTCTTCCACCAGGTGCTCGACGGCCTTTCGGATCTGGAAGCGGCGCTGGCGAAGGAGGGGGTCGACTACGTCGCGAGCGGCGGTATCGCGGAGTCGGTGAACGTCAGCAGCGTCGGCGAATATCCCTATCCGGAGCGCCTGGGATCGCTGGTGCTGGAGGAGGTGTTCGGCCTCAATACGGCCATGAAGGGCGGTCCCATGTTCATCGTTTGGCTGCGCTCGATCGGGGGGCGATTCTGTTACAACGCGACGTCGGCCCACCCGGCCGCCCGCCGCACGACGGGCGATGCGCTGTTCGCATCGCTGGTGGAGTTGATGGAGACGTGCCACCAGCCCGCGGTGGAGCGCCTTCGCTTGCGCGATTATGCGAGCGCGCAATCGGACCTGTCGGGCTCGTAA
- a CDS encoding cytochrome P450, translating into MNAEWTLNLLDPEFRRDPYPTLARLRAEDPVHRTRWGAWAVTRYDDVMQILRDKRMSRDMRNWSGFERKGTWKEHPELAHFASLYMMNTDPPNHGRLRGLMAHAFTPASVRAMRGVVESIADGLIAELRDGEPFELMSAFALPLPLAVIGRLFDFPYEDCPKLRRWSAAFAPFVEMTVTKAQKDEMRAAVQEFFGYLKYRIAAHRRNPGEGLVDRLLAVSAGADAGAGAEEKLSEDELLMNVAGMFFAGHETTANSIGNGLHALLRAPSELLRLRAHPEWVPNAVQEFLRFDGSSNIVIRVAMEGFELRGKPIAKGDVVMCMLGAANRDPAQFDDPDRLDVTRTGVQHATYGGGRHFCIGAQLANMELEVAFERLLKRFPRLEVDSLQVEWLDRVNLRGLNRFVMTGWG; encoded by the coding sequence ATGAACGCCGAATGGACATTGAACCTCCTGGATCCCGAGTTTCGCAGAGACCCTTATCCTACGTTGGCCCGCCTTCGCGCCGAGGATCCGGTGCATCGCACGCGGTGGGGGGCGTGGGCCGTCACGCGCTACGACGATGTGATGCAGATCCTGCGCGACAAGCGAATGAGCCGGGATATGCGGAATTGGTCGGGCTTCGAGAGAAAAGGCACGTGGAAGGAGCACCCCGAGCTCGCCCACTTCGCGAGCTTGTACATGATGAACACCGATCCGCCCAACCATGGCCGGCTGCGCGGGCTCATGGCGCACGCCTTTACGCCGGCCTCGGTCCGCGCCATGCGCGGGGTGGTGGAGTCGATCGCCGACGGGCTGATCGCCGAGCTCCGCGACGGCGAGCCGTTCGAGCTCATGAGCGCCTTTGCGCTGCCGTTGCCGCTCGCGGTCATCGGCCGCCTCTTCGACTTTCCGTACGAGGATTGCCCCAAGCTGCGAAGATGGAGCGCGGCGTTTGCCCCCTTCGTGGAAATGACGGTGACGAAAGCACAAAAAGACGAAATGCGCGCCGCCGTTCAGGAGTTCTTCGGATATCTGAAATATCGGATCGCCGCGCATCGCCGGAACCCCGGCGAGGGGCTGGTCGATCGCTTGCTCGCCGTGAGCGCAGGTGCGGACGCGGGCGCAGGCGCAGAGGAAAAGCTGAGCGAGGACGAGCTGCTCATGAATGTGGCGGGGATGTTCTTCGCCGGCCACGAGACCACGGCGAACTCCATCGGCAATGGCTTGCACGCGCTGCTCCGCGCACCTTCGGAGCTCCTGCGCTTGCGGGCGCACCCCGAGTGGGTGCCCAACGCCGTGCAGGAGTTTTTGCGCTTCGATGGCTCGTCGAACATCGTGATCCGGGTGGCCATGGAGGGCTTCGAGCTCCGTGGAAAGCCCATCGCCAAAGGCGATGTGGTGATGTGCATGCTGGGGGCCGCCAACCGCGATCCGGCGCAGTTCGACGATCCGGATCGGCTCGACGTGACCCGCACGGGCGTGCAGCACGCCACCTACGGCGGCGGCCGCCACTTCTGCATCGGCGCGCAGCTGGCGAACATGGAGCTCGAGGTGGCGTTCGAGCGTCTCTTGAAACGCTTTCCCCGCCTCGAGGTGGACTCTCTCCAGGTCGAGTGGCTCGACCGCGTCAATTTGCGCGGGCTAAACCGCTTCGTCATGACGGGATGGGGTTGA